A genomic region of bacterium contains the following coding sequences:
- a CDS encoding PAS domain S-box protein encodes MISSFFDLQSDYIHFLTGLAFFVLSSVCFCLRRIPTPLLSWASLGWFGVMFGGCQWIECAATNLGALPILNAVHSILFAGAVTCLLLFSMTELLPRWVSKPWLRISLNMLPLVFLVVVIEVGGVQEYELAIFLFLAAIAIYCARRMWQATRFARVSKSALGLATTSMILMALVFLLGAPKDDFFPASVLNRERFAAIVGFPITYVYIIVPLLLAASLWQAYQYASRNTASGVFVRRKSWFGLQMACIMVSLACGGWVVTQQAGEQARKEYGAELMVRAMLVTAALDVEPLRHFSGTLDDLKSPEYSHLRDIFTRIRTSSSDVRNIYLYGPKEGKSINYVSSSTDSKEGWNIVPGTVYADQIDEEDRSFFQSGVPYVSKPYTDRWGTWVSALIAVVLNKDGPERVKLALGLDVSAADIERRTAEARFGIIQQIAMLSVILIGFFQFRQNWWDRTRQFELNQAVVLELSRQDFASFPAALEHVAQTLASSLDVESVSVWKYIEDRSAFICEESYSKSRNIHECGAALLVSRYPGYYQALKDKPFLSIPDIRVDERTHGLAEDLLNDKRIISLLHAPVSRGGKIQGMLCVEHAETIRSWTNEEIQLILAIVDMLALLIAKDERKSMESQKYESEERYRRVFEHSPEAIMVLDGNDRLVELNRRALSMVGFPAEALVGQAISDWPCFIQESRLRVNEQMRLIKESKDVAPCELELLTSTGERREGLLYVAPLHGQWGNLMGNLVIIADITQNKQGEAILKGTLKELERHNRLMTGRETRILELKHEVNQLQVELGRPPAYQSILAKESLEGRNPVSDKQENA; translated from the coding sequence ATGATTTCATCATTTTTTGACTTGCAATCAGATTATATCCATTTCCTCACGGGTTTGGCCTTTTTCGTGCTGTCTTCAGTCTGTTTTTGCCTCCGACGAATCCCTACCCCGCTCTTATCGTGGGCGAGCCTGGGGTGGTTTGGGGTCATGTTTGGTGGCTGTCAGTGGATTGAATGTGCCGCGACTAACCTCGGGGCGTTACCGATCCTGAATGCGGTGCATTCCATCTTATTCGCGGGGGCTGTAACATGCCTGCTTTTATTTTCCATGACGGAACTTTTGCCTCGCTGGGTTTCGAAGCCTTGGCTTCGTATAAGCCTGAACATGCTGCCCCTCGTTTTCCTTGTCGTTGTGATTGAAGTAGGCGGGGTGCAAGAATACGAATTGGCGATATTCCTTTTTCTGGCAGCGATCGCAATTTATTGTGCCCGGCGGATGTGGCAGGCAACCCGTTTTGCCCGAGTTTCAAAAAGTGCATTGGGGCTGGCAACTACTAGTATGATCCTGATGGCTTTGGTTTTTCTTCTTGGTGCCCCGAAAGATGATTTCTTTCCTGCCTCCGTTCTCAATCGCGAGCGATTTGCCGCTATTGTTGGTTTTCCCATAACCTATGTTTACATTATTGTGCCGTTGTTATTGGCAGCCTCGTTGTGGCAAGCCTACCAGTATGCTTCGCGAAACACGGCGTCGGGTGTTTTTGTCAGGCGCAAGTCCTGGTTCGGGCTTCAGATGGCGTGTATCATGGTGTCATTGGCTTGCGGGGGCTGGGTAGTAACCCAACAGGCAGGAGAACAAGCCCGGAAAGAATATGGAGCTGAACTGATGGTTCGAGCCATGCTTGTTACCGCTGCTTTGGACGTGGAGCCCTTGAGACATTTTTCAGGCACATTGGACGATTTAAAGTCACCGGAATACAGCCACCTGCGAGATATATTTACTCGAATTCGGACGTCAAGTTCGGATGTGCGCAATATTTATCTGTATGGCCCCAAAGAGGGCAAAAGCATCAACTATGTGTCCTCATCGACTGACTCCAAGGAGGGCTGGAACATTGTTCCTGGAACGGTCTATGCTGATCAGATTGACGAGGAGGATCGGTCGTTTTTTCAATCAGGAGTCCCGTATGTATCAAAACCCTACACGGATCGTTGGGGGACCTGGGTCTCCGCCCTGATTGCCGTGGTATTGAACAAAGACGGCCCTGAGCGTGTCAAGCTTGCACTCGGGCTAGATGTGTCGGCTGCCGACATCGAACGTCGAACAGCTGAGGCTCGTTTTGGGATCATTCAGCAGATTGCAATGTTGTCGGTTATTTTGATTGGTTTTTTCCAGTTTCGGCAAAACTGGTGGGATAGAACACGTCAATTTGAACTCAATCAGGCGGTTGTCCTGGAGTTGTCCCGGCAGGATTTCGCCTCTTTTCCTGCTGCATTGGAGCATGTAGCGCAGACTCTTGCGTCTTCCCTGGATGTGGAATCTGTCAGCGTCTGGAAATATATCGAGGATCGCTCGGCATTTATCTGCGAAGAATCCTATTCCAAATCACGGAATATCCATGAGTGCGGGGCGGCGTTGCTCGTCAGCCGATATCCCGGATATTACCAGGCGCTGAAAGACAAGCCGTTTCTCAGTATTCCTGACATTCGTGTCGATGAGCGGACTCATGGCCTGGCGGAGGATTTGCTCAACGACAAGCGTATTATTTCTTTGCTCCATGCACCTGTTTCGAGAGGCGGGAAAATTCAAGGCATGCTGTGTGTTGAACATGCCGAAACCATCCGAAGCTGGACGAATGAAGAGATTCAACTCATTCTGGCAATCGTGGATATGCTGGCGTTGCTCATTGCGAAAGATGAACGGAAGTCCATGGAATCTCAGAAATATGAAAGCGAGGAGCGATATCGGCGAGTATTTGAGCATTCGCCTGAGGCGATCATGGTGTTGGATGGCAACGACCGGCTGGTTGAACTGAATCGCCGCGCCTTGTCGATGGTCGGGTTCCCTGCCGAGGCTCTGGTGGGTCAGGCGATCTCGGATTGGCCATGTTTTATTCAGGAGAGCCGGTTGCGCGTGAATGAGCAAATGCGATTGATCAAAGAAAGCAAAGACGTGGCTCCTTGCGAACTGGAGTTGTTGACCAGTACAGGCGAACGTCGAGAGGGACTTCTCTATGTCGCACCGTTGCATGGACAGTGGGGGAACCTGATGGGTAACCTGGTGATCATTGCGGATATTACCCAGAATAAGCAAGGGGAAGCTATTCTCAAGGGAACGCTCAAGGAACTGGAGCGACATAACCGACTTATGACGGGACGTGAGACGCGAATTTTGGAGCTAAAGCACGAAGTCAATCAGTTGCAGGTGGAGTTGGGCAGGCCTCCCGCCTACCAGTCGATTTTGGCGAAAGAGTCCTTAGAAGGAAGAAATCCGGTCAGTGATAAACAGGAGAACGCATGA